The Brassica rapa cultivar Chiifu-401-42 chromosome A10, CAAS_Brap_v3.01, whole genome shotgun sequence genome segment tATTTGTATCCaatttaaaatatcttttttttttctcatggtATATTTTGTCTTTATATTATATCTTTGCATCCGCTTTTGTAAGGTCACGCTTGGATTTAAAATGCGACAAAGATGTCTATGAGGAGGTTGGTTTTAAACACCATTGCTTTTAAAACGGATGGTGGATAGAAGTgtataacgaaactaataaaaTGATCTTAAGATAACTCATAAGATATCATTTTCAATTTGTACACGTCCAAGTTCGAACAATGATTTTAGTGGTCAATATTTTGAGTTTAATAACCTCCATGGCTTTCTCGTAATACATTAGAAGCTCAAGgctcaaaaagaaagaaaaaaaagtcaaGTTTTTGATCAAATTTCTTGACTTTCTCGTTATAATACATAGTTttctatgtatataaatatgaatGCTGGGCAAACACAAAACTTACATCTTATTCTCATCATCTCATATTCTATTTCCTTGTgttattctctctctctctgcagtTACCAAAAGACAAACTTTGTTATCACTGTTTCCTGCGTCTCTGTTAAGGATCAATGGTGAACGGTGTGTTAACGCGCGTCCACAGCCAACGTGAGCGTTTGAGCGAAACGCTCGTTGCTCAAAGAAACGAAGTCCTTGCCTTACTTTCCAGGTATCTCTCTCACAtcaaatcactttttttttaaataaaatggctaagaagaagaagaacaaaaagagtttgaTCACACTTCCTTCACGTGATGATGATCTTTGTAGGGttgaagccaaaggtaaaggcatCCTGCAACAAAACCAGATCGTTGCTGAATTCGAGGCTTTGCCTGAAGAAACCCAGAAGAAGATTGAAGGTGGTGCTTTCTTCGACCTTCTCAAAACCACTCAGGTACATTCACTCAAATGGGTTACTACTGAAAGTTTTGATCTTTATTCTAGTGAGAGTTTTTGGTCTCTTTGGTAGttaaagttttgatcttttggtaaaaaagttttgatctttttgtCTTTGGTatgggtaaaaaaaaaacaggaagcAATAGTGTTGCCACCATGGGTTGCTCTTGCTGTGAGGCCAAGGCCTGGTGTTTGGGAGTACATAAGAGTTAATCTCCATGCTCTTGTTGTTGAGGAGCTTACACCTGCTGAGTTTCTTCATTTCAAGGAAGAGCTTGTTGATGGAGTGTATGTGTTAACCATTTTTTCCTAAGTtctgttctgtttttttgtttgttctctaAATGATGTCACTTTTGAATCGCAGTAAGAATGGTGATTTCACGCTTGAGCTTGACTTTGAGCCGTTTAATGCCTCTGTCCCTCGCCCAACGCTccccaagtacattggagatggtgtTGAGTTCCTTAACCGTCACCTCTCGGCTAAGCTCTTCCATGACAAGGAGAGTTTGCTTCCTTTGCTTAAGTTCCTTCGACTACACAGCCACCAGGGGAAGGTAACTTATCACATCCCTAAGAGTCTCTTCTTTTTTAAGTCCCAAGAATCTTgtttttgaatgttttttttgtgtagACCTTGATGTTGAACGAGAGAGTTCAAAACCTCAACAGTCTGCAACACATCTTGAGGAAGGCAGAGGAGTATCTGGCAGGTCTTGCACCTGAAACGCCTTATGAAGATTTTGAGGCCAAGTTTGAGGAGATTGGTCTTGAGAGGGGATGGGGAAACAATGCCGAGCGTGTCCTTGACATGATCCGTCTTCTCTTGGACCTCCTCGAGGCCCCTGACCCTTGCACTCTAGAGAACTTTCTTGGGAGAGTCCCTATGGTGTTCAACGTTGTCATCCTCTCTCCACATGGTTACTTCGCTCAGGATAATGTTCTTGGTTACCCTGACACTGGTGGTCAGGTCAGGACACATTCAACTCTCTCCTCTTCTACACTTGTTGTTCTGTCTTGAGCTCAAATAGTTCTGATCTTTGCAGGTTGTTTACATTCTGGATCAAGTCCGTGCCATGGAGACAGAGATGCTCCAACGTATTCAGCAGCAAGGACTCAACATTACTCCAAGGATTCTCATTGTAAGCTCTCTCAGTTGATTTTGGATTCTTGACGATGTCTGAATCTGACTGTGTTTGTGTTTTGCTTCTGTTGCAGCTCACTAGACTGCTCCCTGATGCGGTAGGAACCACATGTGGCGAGCGTCTCGAGAGAGTTGATGGATCTGAGTACTGTGATATTCTCCGTGTGCCCTTCAGAACAGAGAAGGGTATAGTTCGCAAATGGATATCAAGATTCGAAGTCTGGCCATATCTAGAGACTTACACCGAGGATGCTGCCGTCGAGCTTGCCAAGGAGTTGAAGGGCAAGCCTGACCTTATCATTGGTAACTACAGTGATGGAAACCTCGTTGCCTCTTTGTTGGCTCACAAACTTGGTGTCACTCAGGTTAATTAAACACCTCTCTCAGTTTAAATGTTTCAGTTGTGTAAAGCTTCAAGCTAATGCTGTGTGAGTTCTTTCTTCCTCTCAGTGTACTATTGCTCACGCTCTGGAGAAGACAAAGTACCCTGACTCTGATATCTACTGGAAGAAGCTTGACGATAAGTACCATTTCTCATGCCAGTTCACTGCGGATCTATTTGCAATGAACCATACTGATTTCATCATCACCAGTACTCTCCAAGAAATTGCTGGAAGGTATTGAATTGCAAGAAATAGTTTCtgagaaatgtttttttcagtTATATGAATGCTCTTTTGGCTCGCTTGTGTTTGCAGCAAGGATACCGTTGGGCAGTATGAGAGCCACACGGCCTTTACTCTTCCTGGACTGTACCGTGTTGTTCATGGGATTGATGTTTTTGATCCCAAGTTCAACATTGTCTCTCCTGGTGCTGACATGAGCATCTACTTCCCTTACACTGAGGAGAAGCGTAGATTGACTAAGTTCCACCCTGAGATTGAGGAGCTTCTCTACAGCAATGTTGAAAACGAAGAGCACTTGTAAGCTTTTGATGACTCATCTTTGGTAAACATTTGTGATTCTGGATCTAATCTTTATATTCTCCTTTTGAAACAGATGTGTGCTCAAGGACAAGAAGAAGCCAATCCTCTTCACGATGGCTAGGCTCGACCGTGTCAAGAACTTGTCAGGTCTTGTTGAGTGGTACGGGAAGAACAAACGCCTACGTGATCTTGTTAACTTGGTGGTTGTTGGAGGAGACAGGAGGAAAGAGTCAAAGGACAACGAAGAGAAGGCTGAGATGAAGAAAATGTATGACCTCATTGAGGAATACAAGCTCAACGGCCAGTTCAGGTGGATCTCATCCCAGATGAACAGGGTTAGGAACGGTGAGCTCTACAGGTACATCTGTGACACCAAGGGTGCTTTTGTGCAACCAGCATTGTATGAAGCCTTCGGTCTGACTGTTGTGGAGGCTATGACCTGTGGGTTACCAACATTCGCCACTTGCAAAGGTGGTCCAGCTGAGATCATTGTCCACGGCAAATCAGGTTTCCACATTGACCCTTACCATGGTGATCAGGCGGCTGATACTCTTGCTGATTTCTTCACCAAGTGTAAGGAAGATCCATCTCACTGGGACCAGATCTCAAAGGGAGGGCTTCAGAGGATTGAGGAGAagtaaaaagaaacaaaactcatATGTCTTGTTGTTCTTTTACTAGTTCATGAGACTTatcttttgtgtgtgtttttggcAGATACACGTGGCAGATTTACTCACAGAGGCTCTTGACATTGACTGGTGTGTATGGATTCTGGAAGCATGTGTCGAACCTTGACCGTCTTGAGAGCCGTCGTTACCTTGAGATGTTCTATGCCTTGAAGTATCGCCCACTGGTATGCATTCTCTCATCTTTAAAGCCTTCTTAAACACTTTGTGTGTGTCTCTAATGTGGTTTCTATGTTGTTCCTTTCTGTCTTATAGGCTCAGGCTGTTCCTCTTGCTCAAGAGTAatgaagaaaagagagaaaaaatgtgGAACCATTGAAGAGCTTGAGATAAAGGTTCCAGTGTTTGAAGAATAACAAAATTCTCTTTTGATTCTTATTATCATTTGGATTTAGGAGCGCTTTTGTGTTCCTCTTGCTTACTTTGTTGTTTCAATCCTTTTGTCTTTGTGTATTTTCTTTTCCTTGTCTTTCCGGCAATGGTTTGTACTCTGATTGTTGAGGGATCTCCCTTATGATTGGCAATgagatatatattatttgatctTGAAATCATTGCATTTCTTccaaatatttaacattttcCAACACTATAGAAACAGCAACAGAGTGTAATTCATAACTTGGTTTCTCCTCCTTCATAACATGACACAATCACGTTCACTGCCACCTAGAGGTGCATACATTCAGCTTCATTTCATCTACGAATGTTAAAAGCTCTTGTGCCAATTGCAACAGAATCAGTGACAATACTTCAACTATTGTATTTTAAGAGTGTCATTAATCTTTGCAAGTGGAGAGAGACGCATAAGTCAATAAACACCAACTTGTCTCACATGTCTTTCCTGTTTGGTATGGTATATGTCTCACATGTGTAGTGTAGTAATCTTTGCAATCTCAAAACGGATTTACATGTCGAAGTTATGTAGTATATATGTGTGAAAACAACATTATCAAATAATCTAATTAGGTAGAGATTGTAGGATATTATTTCTTGCGATGATTACAAATCGGAAACATCTCTCATTTTTATAACCCATGTGTCagagttattttaaaaattatgattaGTCCATATCATTTACATGTATCTCCGCCGTGTGATTGATTTCATATTATATtggatttacaaaaaaaatggtgCTTCTTGTTAGGGAATAATAATATGGAAAGAAAGGGGTAATAATTTAGGGAGAAATTTTGGGTTTCCGACAATATGTCTgaaatgatataatattttgaataaagacATCGAAGGATCCAAAAGGGTCCTCGCTCACCAACATACACTGAGTGGGGGAATAAAAACGGTTTATTTAGCATTATACTTTaggttttgttttcaaaatgtaTCCTCAAAACAAATGCATGGTTTTATTATCCAGAGTCCATGCACCACTTAAAAGTGGGGAACACACATGTGTGTGCATTTTCCTTCACTGGCTGAGGCACTTCTCAAAGTAATTAAGAACCAAAGTTATCATTAAAGGAAAGCAAAGAGATATTTAGCGAATTATGTACTTTTCTAGTTTAATTTGTCACATGTACATTTAAAAGTTTAATTTGTAATTGGCTAGTTTTGAAAGTGTGTTTAGACAGATGGATAATATTGGTTTTATCTAAGACATAATGTTCTTAGATCCTTAATAAAGTTGGAggtttaaaagaaaacatttttggtttattaatatCATACATGAATTgctgttgttttaaaatagttaaaagttTAGCATTATATCGATTATTGATCGTGGATAGTGTATCATGAATTGTCTATCATTGATCAGTGAATCCTATGCTAACAATTATTAGAGGCATATAGAGATTGAAGACAATTAATAATCATATGTTAACAATTGTATTGCTTGTAAAATCGCTCTCGTCTGCCTACTATCTCACCAGCAAATCGTATCATGATAACCACGTAGTGGTAGCATATAGTGATAATTTTTTGGGCTTGGTACGTACTTATATCATTTTTGGGTTTGATTTCTTATAAGAACTAAATTATCATTATTTGATTAGTCTTGGTTTGGATTTCGGTCCAAGTTTAATATGATGGATCGTAAAATGATCGGTCCATCCTCTAGCATTAGTCGGAAGGTATTTCAAACTCAGTTGAGACAGTGTGGTAGCTAATCTACTCTGTAGTACTAAATGTATTCTTTTCGGGACCGACTTATCATTATTTGGCCAGCCTGGGCTTAGACTTCGATTCAAGTGGTTAACATGGTGGAGCATAACAGATGATCGGTGCATCTCTGCCATTTGTCGGAAGGTATTTAAATTTAGGTCTGATAGTGTGATAACAAGTCCACTCTATAGCACTAAAAGTGTTTTTCTTGGGAACAACCGGATCAGCcgatagaatatatatataaaaagaatatCATATTACGATACTAGAGGTGCGGAAAGTTTgctttcataaaatatttttaacacttgtttaattttgaaaatgtttgaTTATATATTGGTTATGAATGTCactaatagagtaaaaaaattGGCGAGAAAATATTTACCCTATACCCAGCTCATATGTTACCAATTAAGTAAAACAAAAGTTCATAACCTGTGCTGGTTACTAATTAAAATGAGAAATAGGTTAATGTTTTTCCTTCATTGTTTTTGTAGAGGGAAAGAAGTTATAAAACTACTTTCAATTTTTCACTCTAGTTTTTCCTTCCACTTACCCTACTTTATTTATTCCAAGTTACTCTATGACTTACCGATCACACTAATTATGTAGGAATCATTATTTAGGTGgttcctcttctttctttttaatcTTATATGACCAGTCTAATATGACCAGTTTTATCAAACTGCTGCAGAATCGCATAGCCTTTAGTGACCATGGTTACCACTTACCAAGATGGTTATAACAAGAAATAATTATCGCCATCAATATATTAAGTTATtgtatcaaaaaatattttgtaagtgCTAAATAAAACGgtgttttaaagaaaattgtCCTTTGgcttttaagaaattattttgtTCATACGCTACCTTGCTTCTCCGGCGACCTTTCTGTTGGAAGTTGCTCCGCATTCCGGCTTGTCTTGCCTCGGAGCTCCGGTTTTAAACTGCAGTCGACATGGCACCTTTTCGGAGGAAGGTTCCAGCGCGTTTCATTCGGTGACGGCCATTTCCTCTTTTGCCTCTTTAATCATCGTTTAGAGTTTCGTGTCTTTTCCGGTTTAGAAACTGGTTATTGCTTaagtagttttatttttttttttaattgttttcttttattttatttccagCTGTacccataaaaaaaattaatacgaaagccgttaaaagaaaaaaaattgaagaagaACCAAAGCCTTCAATTTTTTGGGAAAGAAAACTTAGTCGCCTAAACGGTATGTATACGCCGGAACTGGTCCCATGAGTTAAATGGTTCATTTACAGCTTGACGCTTTGACGTGTGAAGAGTCCGCCGAAAAATATGAAGTTGAAGTTCTTCTCTATATCCTTTTCTCCTTTTTCATCTTTATTTGGACTCTTCCGGCGACTTCCGCCAATCTTTTCTTGCGCAGTTCTAATTAATATTATCTTTAGGTTTAATAAGAAGactgataaatatttttttcatttcttttataAGTAGACAAACTAGGAGGTGGTGTATTTAAGTATTAGTATTTTGGTTATATGATTAAAAAGACAGTTGATGCTCTTATGTCGGCCTATTATAATTAAgataacattatttttttttttttggtcaaaattaagataacatTAATAGCTATAAAAATAAGACAAATCTACGGGAACTCACATGCTGTAACAGTAGTCGCCAAATACAATGTAAATAAATCTGCACAAAAGAATAATGCCGGAGTCTAGTCTAACCACAATAacatgacaattttttttttacaatttaatACATATGATTTTGTAACATGTTATGTGGAAAGGGATTTGATAATTCGAAAGAAATAGTATACTAGCTTAGCCAAATTACATACCTACCAAATAAGAACTCGTGAAGCCGTTTTTAAAGTTCATGAACCATCTCCTTTAGTTGTTGAACTAATTTATTAGTATAAATAAGTGATTAAGTAAAGTTTAAAGTTTtcattaatttatattgttctTGGACACTAGTTCGGTGAGGATTCACAGTCTTCACGTTAATTTTCCCAGATGGAAATGCAATATGAAAAATGTTTCATATTAGAATTTCATGTATTCAAACTCGAACTTACCCGAACATGAATATCCACCGTGAATATTGTTGTCGCAGATATGTTGTGATCATCAAATAACATAACTAAATAATGATAGTCTAGTGGTGAGAGGTAATTTGAGACAAATCATAAACAGTGGCTGAGACTTGAAGTTAAGACATGTGGGTCAAAGGGAGAGACTTTGAACAATTCACCACAATAATAACTGTGTAAATAAGCCTAAAGCTAAACTTTTATCAATTTCATATGGGTACTTGACAAAATGAAGATGAAACCACGCTTTAGATTTCATTTCAAACTCGGACTAAACTAGTTGTCTGTATTCTTTTTGCGAAATTAATTAGTTAGGTATCGGCCCAGATATTTTCATGCAAAATAATAGTGTATTCACTCGGGAACGTCCTTATTACTCCTTACCAGAATGTAGTTAAGCCGTTAccaaaattttcttaaaatagaaTCATCATGGAGCAATGATGTATATGGCTGACTGTGATAACGAAAACTTTTGGAGTGATATGAGTATACAATTATATGtatttaaattatgaaaatCACTCAACTTTATGTGACACTCGCTTTATCTTTCTCATTcataatcattatttttttcgaagggggggggggggggggggggggggtggggggaTTATTGGTAAATGAATTttatgaattttgaaaattttgagattCCATTATTGGTTAAAGAATTTTCAAAATCCATTTAaatcttttgttattcaaaaattttagttattattgattctctaattctaacaaaatcttatgTTATTGGGAGATGAATTCTATTCATTTTTACTCATAAGACTTAACTTTCAAAATATCTTACgcaattttgtaatttttaaaatccatgtgataaaaaactagaaaacaaaataattattcttaCCAAATATCTATTGCACCTTAAATCTAAATTATATGTCCAAAACTATAATTCATTATACTTTTACATTTTAgaacatataattatttttataaataattatcattttgaatataaatattaataattttaaaatattttttaaatagtttcaaaaaagttgaatttcaaaaaataattttgagagCCAAATCCTCTGTTATGCGAACAAACCggagtttagaaaatattttgaaaaaaaaatccaaaattataaaaattattaaaaagttcaaatttgaaaacatataattccaaattataaaagaaacttatttatttttaatttttattgttatattacttatatatataaaacaaggAGTAAAATCGTCTTTTGCCTttttcatgaattttttttaattattttttttctctttgaatgctctttttgtgataaaatttttaaaatggtcATTTAAGAAAAATTGTCCAATTTTGTATGTAtcactattatttaatttttaatttgaaagaaaaaataaataataatgctATATGatctagaaaataaataaattatatatctactttacaaaaaatgataaaaataggTAATACAAATTCATGAAAATCTATACTAATCCAAAAAGTTATGATCAAATTTTATAAGCCCATTTATATAAATTTCACAATCCatataacttttaaaatctATCAACTCTTAAAATTTACAAACTCTTCACAAATTCATTTCCTGTTGACCCCCAATTATAGGAAACATATTTAGAGTAATACTCGATTGCGATTCGAATCAGCTGATAAGATACCTGAGGTTTATCAATTTtcgtttaaaaaatatatatattaccaaAACCAATAAATAATTACTAATGTACCCCTGTCAACTTAGTATAAAGAACCCTACTCCCCCTCTTTCTTCGACATCAACAtctttctccttctctctcccACTCACCGGAAAACTCATTCCGACGTACATCTCAGGCTTCAGATTCTCCAAACCTATTGGAAAATGGCGAAAGGAGGTAACAAACTGATGAAGCTAAAGTCAGTCTTGAAGAAGTTCAACTCGTTCAACACCAAGCCAAACCAGCAACCGGCTCCGACCAATCACGGTCGATCCTCCGCCGTTAGTGCATTTCCCTCAGGAGACCTTCACACCGTATACGTCGGCAGAACACGTCGTCCTTACCATGTGAGCTCCGACGTCGTGAGCCACCCTCTCTTTCAGGAGCTAGCTGCGGTGGATGGTGGATGTGGCGGCGAGGACGGTGCGATCGCTGTGTCGTGCGAGGTTGTCTTGTTTGAGCATTTGCTTTGGATGCTCGAGAACGCCGACGCCGACGAGTCACGCCCCGAGTCGGTCCACGAACTTGTCGAATTCTACGCTTATTAACTTACGATTAGTTTTAGGtgcaaacatatatatataattaatgatttgtGTTTTGTATATTCTATACTCTGTATACTTTACACAGTCTTTTGTTAAAATCTTTCTTTTCATTTAAGTGATACAACaaccaataaataaatatttcaatatGTAAACATTGGCTTGCAGTTTGTAATATAAAAATgcttttctattaaaaaaaaaagattgcaaCGTCAATGTAGTCATGTATATCAATCAATTGATAGActggatatatatatactggGAGCTAGGTCGGTCAAATTAATGAGTTATTGACTTGACTCTGCTGGTGGCTGGCGCGAACACGATCAATAACGGTTTACAAAATTTAAGCCCTCAtcaaataatttcatttaatttatcTTAGATAGATTGGcccatataaattttaaatattttataaatttatttgcttataattaatatttatgacAAATATATGCGCGTATACGTAATATATATAGTGGATAttatgtgtatgtatatatcaGTATAGACAGACACCTAAACGGAGTATATACGGATATAGCGCCTAGTCGTATATCAATGTAGTCATGTATAACGCGTTAGAGTATAACGCTTAGTTGTATAGGCGGACGCCTAAACGGGGTATATACAGATATATGTTCTTACACAAAATATAGGTataagaataatatatatacattatttttgaaaaaactgaacataaatatattttaaatccaaTTGTATGTATAAGTATATagtataacatatacaaatagttttaaattataaaaattaaagccattttaaatatataaaagatgataaatttaaaatgattttgcaACAATTATACTAATatctacaatcatataaatacataaaataaaaaaaagtaatataaataataacattaataaaatataataataatattaatagtttttttgaatattaatgCTTAAAATCCGTCTAGGCGTCTGCGTAGATCGCATGATGTCTGCCTAAACGCTATTATTCACTCGAATTATATAAATCTGAATAAAACActgtataacataaaaataatacaattgGTTACCGTATAGCGCCTTGGCGCTCGCCTAAACTGCATTTTAGAacactagtatatatatatatatatatatatatatatatatatatataaataagtagtTTGAACTTTGAAAGAGTCTAGAGTCAGTTTTGAAGTTTGAAATAGTCTAAAGTCTCTACTGATGTGTACTGAGATTTACCTCCTTTATTCCCGAAAACAAAGATTTAatgaatgagaaaatatataCGTAACAGACAATATCTAGATGAAAATGTCTCTTACAAAATTCATGTAAGAAAATCATTTTGTTTGGTAAAATGAAAAGCAAAGAGAAATAAAAGCATATATTCTTCTccttttttgaacaaaattttaAGAGATAAAGCCGACGAAAAAGTTGCCAAAAAACTATATTTCCCTCAAAACAGAGCCATATGAACACAAAACTAAAATTACAATTCAAAGACACGATAAACCACTGGAAATCAAAACCTAAAGCTGAAACAAAGCAAAGATCGACTTCAACGgaaaatcaaacaaatatatCTTCTAGAAACTGGATCACAAAACCACCATACATGGTTAACAATGCTATGGTTGAATGCCTGCTTGGTATATGAACCAAAAATAGTCTTCCACGCAGAACCAAAAAGCCGTCTATAATCTCTGTTAGACCCTGATGCTTACATGTTGTAAAAccaattcaaatatttcatcaatTCCCACTAATCTATTCTTTTATATAAGGGGCTCCACAATTCCAAAATGATGTAAAACCTCAAACTAACATACGCATGATTTGTCCTTACATGCCCAGGCACATAAAAGCATCATCGCGTAGCAATACATTTTGCGGTAACCATCACAATAAACTGAACATATAGACTACATATATTTACATTTGATCGTGATCCAACTACACctcagattaaaaaaaacataccaAATCCGACAAATTCTTGTCAAATCAACCACAATCCATATATTGCATTGTTCATTAGTCTACCTGGTTGAGAAACATTTTCGATAATAACAATAGAAAACAGGTGTGTGCACATTTTTTCgtacaagagtttttttttctttttttgtaatttgCTTTCGACGTACAAGAGGTTGTGTTCATGTTTAATCTCGTATCACATTTCGTCCACCAAATCAGTTCAAATCTAACATATATATctaagaaaaaaacttaaatccCTCCTTGAAAAATAAtggagaagaaaataagaaccAGGAAAATACAAAGATAGTCTGATTTTACAATTACACCCCAGAGTAATGAGCCCTAACAATTCCcatatgattaaaaataataataaaggaTAACAATAACcataataacaaaagaaaagtttttaagAGTTATTCAGCATTTGATTTGTATTTAGTCTTCATTTGCTGCTACTGCATCATCCTCAGCTGCAAAAGACGAGACAAAACCATTAGTGTTGGCAACTCAATCATCAAATCATTGTCCAAAATAACCACTATTCTGCTTGATTCCTCATAAAACAATTTGTAAAGTTTCTTGTAAGTGTGTGTAATGGGAGGGGTAGATAGGATAACAGTCCTAACAGGCTCGGCCCAGTCCATTCTAAACCCAGTAGGTGGCCCCTTGACCAATGAGCTTGAACTGGTTAGCTACGGTAGGGTTGAAAGGTTGTGACTAGTTCATTGAAGGTAAGAGTAGTCTTTGGGGCTTACCGGGACTGTCGTCAGGGTGATAATCTTTAGGATTGTTCTCCATGCATTTAATTAAGAACTTGAAAGTCTCAACCTCGCAAGGGATGGTGAGCGCACCGCTCTGATCAAACCCAAACTCTTCCTCTGCCTTCTCGAGCAACACCTTGAACAAAGAGTGGCTAAGATAGGTTGTCGGTATGATAAACCTCCTTAACTCCGGTCCAACATAAACCGCAAGATACCCTTTGGGAACATCAGCGGGAGGCTCAGGGCTTTGACAGTTTTCCTCATCCGAGTCACAATTCTTGACGGCAAATAGCCTCTTGTTGATAACCGGTGAGATCATTGCCGCCGCTTGCTTTCCAGCTTCCAATGGAGCGATATCTGACTCGGGACCTATAGTTGCAGTTTGCCATTTTTGCAG includes the following:
- the LOC103845641 gene encoding sucrose synthase 1 encodes the protein MVNGVLTRVHSQRERLSETLVAQRNEVLALLSRVEAKGKGILQQNQIVAEFEALPEETQKKIEGGAFFDLLKTTQEAIVLPPWVALAVRPRPGVWEYIRVNLHALVVEELTPAEFLHFKEELVDGVKNGDFTLELDFEPFNASVPRPTLPKYIGDGVEFLNRHLSAKLFHDKESLLPLLKFLRLHSHQGKTLMLNERVQNLNSLQHILRKAEEYLAGLAPETPYEDFEAKFEEIGLERGWGNNAERVLDMIRLLLDLLEAPDPCTLENFLGRVPMVFNVVILSPHGYFAQDNVLGYPDTGGQVVYILDQVRAMETEMLQRIQQQGLNITPRILILTRLLPDAVGTTCGERLERVDGSEYCDILRVPFRTEKGIVRKWISRFEVWPYLETYTEDAAVELAKELKGKPDLIIGNYSDGNLVASLLAHKLGVTQCTIAHALEKTKYPDSDIYWKKLDDKYHFSCQFTADLFAMNHTDFIITSTLQEIAGSKDTVGQYESHTAFTLPGLYRVVHGIDVFDPKFNIVSPGADMSIYFPYTEEKRRLTKFHPEIEELLYSNVENEEHLCVLKDKKKPILFTMARLDRVKNLSGLVEWYGKNKRLRDLVNLVVVGGDRRKESKDNEEKAEMKKMYDLIEEYKLNGQFRWISSQMNRVRNGELYRYICDTKGAFVQPALYEAFGLTVVEAMTCGLPTFATCKGGPAEIIVHGKSGFHIDPYHGDQAADTLADFFTKCKEDPSHWDQISKGGLQRIEEKYTWQIYSQRLLTLTGVYGFWKHVSNLDRLESRRYLEMFYALKYRPLAQAVPLAQE
- the LOC103845642 gene encoding auxin-responsive protein SAUR76, with protein sequence MAKGGNKLMKLKSVLKKFNSFNTKPNQQPAPTNHGRSSAVSAFPSGDLHTVYVGRTRRPYHVSSDVVSHPLFQELAAVDGGCGGEDGAIAVSCEVVLFEHLLWMLENADADESRPESVHELVEFYAY
- the LOC103845643 gene encoding protein SMALL AUXIN UP-REGULATED RNA 10; this translates as MDENSAAKLSGIRQIVRLKEILQKWQTATIGPESDIAPLEAGKQAAAMISPVINKRLFAVKNCDSDEENCQSPEPPADVPKGYLAVYVGPELRRFIIPTTYLSHSLFKVLLEKAEEEFGFDQSGALTIPCEVETFKFLIKCMENNPKDYHPDDSPAEDDAVAANED